One stretch of Saccharopolyspora erythraea DNA includes these proteins:
- a CDS encoding HIT family protein, with protein MTGRPGPEDVELVEQPGLGVPDALQRLWTPHRMAYIQGENKPEGDESDGCPFCRLLDSGLPDDETLIVARDDVVFAILNLYPYNPGHLMVLPYRHVADYTDLTAEETVAVAEYTQRAMRVIRRVSAPHGFNIGLNQGPVAGAGIAAHLHQHVVPRWGGDSNFMPVIGHTKVLPQLLGETRKLLADAWRELG; from the coding sequence GTGACCGGTCGGCCCGGCCCGGAGGACGTGGAGCTGGTCGAGCAGCCGGGTCTCGGCGTCCCGGACGCGCTCCAGCGGCTGTGGACCCCGCACCGGATGGCCTACATCCAGGGCGAGAACAAGCCGGAGGGCGACGAGAGCGACGGCTGCCCGTTCTGCAGGCTGCTCGACTCCGGGCTGCCCGACGACGAGACGCTGATCGTCGCCCGCGACGACGTCGTGTTCGCGATCCTCAACCTGTACCCGTACAACCCGGGGCACCTGATGGTCCTGCCGTACCGGCACGTCGCCGACTACACGGACCTGACGGCGGAGGAGACCGTCGCGGTGGCCGAGTACACCCAGCGCGCCATGCGGGTGATCCGCCGGGTCTCGGCTCCGCACGGGTTCAACATCGGGCTGAACCAGGGGCCGGTGGCGGGCGCGGGCATCGCCGCGCACCTGCACCAGCACGTCGTGCCGCGCTGGGGCGGCGACTCGAACTTCATGCCGGTCATCGGCCACACCAAGGTGCTGCCGCAGCTGCTGGGCGAGACCCGCAAGCTGCTGGCCGACGCCTGGCGCGAGCTCGGCTGA
- a CDS encoding SDR family oxidoreductase: protein MLGPVEWVVADVATGAGLDEALTGVHTVMHLAAAPYRGRYTRQVDLEGTRRLAEAAARAGVEHLVYPSIVGIDRVSWGYFRTKIAAEEALAASAVPWSVVRITQFHDFVDRAFTAMARLGVLVADRGVRAQPVDPRDAADRLVEQAGRPATRAVEEFGGPEVLSFDEAARCWLEERGRRRPVLPLRIPGELGRAFRAGELTTRPGGRTTWREFLRENRG from the coding sequence GTGCTGGGTCCGGTCGAGTGGGTGGTCGCCGACGTCGCCACCGGTGCCGGGCTCGACGAGGCCCTGACCGGGGTGCACACCGTCATGCACCTCGCGGCGGCTCCCTACCGGGGCCGCTACACCCGGCAGGTGGACCTGGAGGGCACCCGGCGGCTCGCCGAGGCGGCCGCCCGCGCCGGTGTCGAGCACCTGGTTTACCCGTCGATCGTGGGGATCGACCGCGTGTCCTGGGGCTACTTCAGGACCAAGATCGCCGCGGAGGAGGCGCTCGCCGCGAGCGCGGTGCCGTGGTCGGTCGTGCGGATCACCCAGTTCCACGACTTCGTGGACCGGGCGTTCACCGCCATGGCCCGCCTCGGCGTGCTGGTCGCCGACCGCGGCGTCCGCGCGCAGCCGGTCGACCCGCGCGACGCGGCCGACCGGCTCGTCGAGCAGGCGGGACGCCCCGCGACGCGCGCCGTGGAGGAGTTCGGCGGCCCGGAGGTGCTGTCGTTCGACGAGGCGGCCCGGTGCTGGCTGGAGGAGCGTGGCCGGCGCCGTCCGGTCCTGCCGCTGCGCATCCCGGGCGAGCTGGGCAGGGCCTTCCGGGCGGGAGAGCTCACCACCCGGCCGGGCGGCCGGACCACTTGGAGGGAATTCCTGCGCGAGAACCGCGGTTGA
- the pgsA gene encoding phosphatidylinositol phosphate synthase, with protein MLNIFARASLSRLTDPVGTAMVRLGLTPNAVTVTGTVAASASALWFFPRGELFVGSAVVTVFLLFDVLDGAMARAGGKASAFGGVLDASCDRIVDGALFAALVWWALVVDGSTTRGAALLICLVGAQVISYVKARAEANGLHADGGLAERAERFIVVLVGTGLHGLGVPVVLDVSLWLLVALSLITIAQRLHSVHVSAHRP; from the coding sequence ATGCTGAACATCTTCGCGCGAGCCTCGCTGTCGCGGCTGACCGATCCGGTCGGCACGGCCATGGTCCGGCTCGGCCTCACCCCGAACGCGGTGACCGTGACCGGCACGGTCGCCGCGTCGGCGTCCGCGCTGTGGTTCTTCCCGCGCGGCGAACTGTTCGTCGGCAGCGCCGTGGTCACGGTGTTCCTGCTGTTCGACGTCCTCGACGGCGCGATGGCCCGCGCGGGCGGGAAGGCGTCGGCCTTCGGCGGGGTGCTCGACGCCAGCTGCGACCGCATCGTCGACGGGGCGCTGTTCGCCGCGCTGGTGTGGTGGGCACTGGTGGTCGACGGCAGCACCACCCGCGGCGCGGCGCTGCTGATCTGCCTGGTGGGCGCGCAGGTGATCTCCTACGTCAAGGCCCGCGCGGAGGCCAACGGGCTGCACGCGGACGGCGGGCTGGCCGAGCGGGCGGAGCGGTTCATCGTGGTGCTGGTCGGCACCGGGCTGCACGGCCTCGGCGTGCCCGTGGTCCTCGACGTCTCGCTGTGGCTGCTGGTGGCGCTGTCGCTGATCACGATCGCGCAGCGGCTGCACTCGGTGCACGTCAGCGCGCACCGGCCGTGA
- a CDS encoding elongation factor G-like protein EF-G2 gives MGSKQSSTVGGHAGPAPTDPAMIRNVVLVGPSASGKTTLAEALLAATGTVNRAGSVVEGTTVCDHEPSAIEQQRSVGLAVAPMQHGEYRVNLIDTPGYADFVGELRAGLRAADAALFVVSAAEGVDAATQTLWHECGAVGMPRAVVISRLDAPRANVEAAIASCREAFGSGVLPLYLPHHDGDGSVNGLVGLITASIYDREGVSGADREVRGRISGPRDELIESIIAESEDEYLMERYLGGETIDEQTLIGDLETAVARGGLYPVMPVCAVTGVGIPELLDGIIRGFPSPLEHKLPQFTDPDGRNPRTLTPDPSGPLAAEVVHTSVDSYVGRVSLARVFSGTMRPERPVHVSGHGMAERGHPDHDEDERVAHLYSPLGQNLREVSHCVAGDLCALTKIGSAETGDTLSDPGDPLLLTPWPMPEPLLPIAVTAHNRSDEDALARNLNRLIAADPSLRLERASETHQLVLWCMGEAHAEVVLQRLREGGAEIDTEPVRVALRQTFGQPAKGHGRHVKQSGGHGQYAVCDIEVEPLPRGSGIEFVDKVVGGAIPRQFIPSVEKGVRHQIERGIEEGQPLVDLRITLVDGKAHSVDSSDAAFQTAGALALKAAAEQAGLVTLEPLDEIEVHIPDEHLGAVLGDLSGRRGKVVGTEPEDSGWTVVRAHVPASELTRYAINVRSLSSGSARFTRQFERYDQMPEALASKK, from the coding sequence ATGGGGAGCAAGCAGAGCAGCACAGTGGGAGGTCATGCCGGGCCGGCGCCAACCGACCCGGCCATGATCCGCAACGTAGTCCTGGTCGGGCCTTCGGCGTCCGGCAAGACCACGCTGGCCGAGGCGTTGCTCGCCGCGACCGGCACCGTCAACCGCGCAGGCTCGGTGGTCGAGGGGACCACGGTGTGCGACCACGAGCCCTCCGCCATCGAACAGCAGCGTTCGGTCGGGCTCGCCGTCGCGCCGATGCAGCACGGCGAGTACCGGGTCAACCTCATCGACACCCCCGGCTACGCCGACTTCGTCGGCGAGCTGCGCGCGGGCCTGCGCGCGGCCGACGCGGCGCTGTTCGTGGTCTCGGCCGCCGAGGGGGTCGACGCCGCCACGCAGACGCTCTGGCACGAGTGCGGCGCGGTCGGCATGCCGCGCGCCGTGGTCATCTCGCGGCTGGACGCCCCCCGCGCCAACGTCGAGGCCGCCATCGCCTCCTGCCGCGAGGCGTTCGGCTCCGGCGTGCTGCCGCTGTACCTGCCGCACCACGACGGCGACGGCTCGGTCAACGGCCTGGTCGGGCTGATCACCGCCAGCATCTACGACCGGGAGGGCGTCAGCGGCGCCGACCGGGAGGTCCGCGGCCGCATCAGCGGACCGCGCGACGAACTGATCGAGAGCATCATCGCCGAGAGCGAGGACGAGTACCTGATGGAGCGCTACCTCGGTGGCGAGACCATCGACGAGCAGACTCTCATCGGCGACCTGGAGACCGCCGTCGCCAGGGGCGGCCTGTACCCGGTGATGCCGGTGTGCGCGGTGACCGGCGTGGGCATCCCCGAGCTGCTCGACGGCATCATCCGCGGCTTCCCCTCACCGCTGGAGCACAAGCTGCCGCAGTTCACCGACCCGGACGGCCGGAACCCCCGCACCCTCACCCCCGACCCGTCGGGACCGCTGGCGGCCGAGGTGGTGCACACCTCGGTCGACTCCTACGTGGGCCGGGTGTCGCTGGCCAGGGTGTTCTCCGGGACGATGCGGCCAGAGCGCCCGGTGCACGTCTCCGGGCACGGCATGGCCGAGCGCGGCCACCCCGACCACGACGAGGACGAGCGGGTGGCCCACCTGTACTCGCCGCTCGGGCAGAACCTGCGGGAGGTCTCGCACTGCGTCGCGGGCGACCTCTGCGCGCTGACCAAGATCGGTTCGGCGGAGACCGGCGACACCCTGTCCGACCCGGGCGACCCGCTGCTGCTCACGCCGTGGCCGATGCCCGAGCCGCTGCTGCCGATCGCGGTCACCGCCCACAACCGCAGCGACGAGGACGCCCTGGCGCGCAACCTCAACCGGCTCATCGCCGCCGACCCGAGCCTGCGGCTCGAACGCGCCAGCGAGACCCACCAGCTCGTGCTGTGGTGCATGGGTGAGGCGCACGCCGAGGTCGTGCTGCAGCGGTTGCGCGAGGGCGGCGCGGAGATCGACACCGAGCCGGTGCGCGTCGCGCTGCGCCAGACCTTCGGCCAGCCCGCCAAGGGCCACGGCCGCCACGTCAAGCAGTCCGGCGGGCACGGCCAGTACGCGGTGTGCGACATCGAGGTGGAGCCGCTGCCGCGCGGGTCCGGCATCGAGTTCGTGGACAAGGTGGTCGGCGGGGCGATCCCGCGGCAGTTCATCCCGAGCGTGGAGAAGGGCGTCCGCCACCAGATCGAGAGGGGCATCGAGGAGGGCCAGCCGCTGGTGGACCTGCGGATCACGCTGGTCGACGGCAAGGCCCACAGCGTCGACTCCTCCGACGCGGCGTTCCAGACCGCGGGCGCGCTGGCGCTCAAGGCGGCGGCCGAACAGGCCGGGCTGGTCACCCTCGAGCCGCTGGACGAGATCGAGGTGCACATCCCCGACGAGCACCTCGGTGCGGTGCTGGGCGACCTGTCGGGACGCCGGGGCAAGGTCGTCGGCACCGAGCCGGAGGACTCCGGGTGGACGGTCGTGCGGGCCCACGTGCCCGCCAGCGAGCTCACCCGCTACGCCATCAACGTGCGGTCGCTGAGCTCCGGCAGCGCCCGGTTCACCAGGCAGTTCGAACGCTACGACCAGATGCCGGAGGCCCTGGCGAGCAAGAAGTGA